CTGCAATTGAAATCATTGTTTAATTATGAGcaaaaaattatgtttgatCTGCAGAAGTGAACTCTGCATGGGCAAACTAAACATATAGCATCTTTAATTGAattgagaatataaaaaataaaagtatatataaactaaataaaattgtttacattaaaaagtacataatatactattcacatcataataatatgcaatgaaagaaaattatttgttgGATATCGATGTACTAATGTTGAAGACTAGATattactattactggtggtaggacctcttgtgagtccgcgcgggtaggtaccaccaccctgcctatttctgccgtgaagcagtaatgcgttttggtttgaagggtggcgcagctgttgtaactatacttgagaccttagaatttatatctgaaggtgggtggcgcatttacgttgtagatgtctatgggctccagtaaccacttagcaccaggtgggctgtgagctcgtccacccatctaagcaattaaaaaaaaaaggttaacttGGTCCAGACCTAAAGATACGGTGCAGCTGATCGGAGTCGGAGGCGCCGGGCAGCAGCGGGCGGCGCGTGTGCAGCTGCGCCAGCACGCAGCCCGCCGACCACACGTCCAGCGCCGAGCAGTAGCGCGCCCCCAGCAGCACCTCCGGGGGCCGGTACCACAGCGTCACCACCTGCACACGCGCACACACTCACCGCTCTGTCCAACAGTActgacacacacccacacacatgAGATATATGACTTATATATTTACAACACTGGTGAGCTTCATCTCTACATCATAGGTCTTGGCGAGACCAAAGTCAGCTAGCTTGACTCGTCCAGCCACCGTCACCAGGAGATTGTGAGGTTTGAGATCTCGGTGCACAATGCGATGAGAGTGCAAGAAGTCCACCCCTGATATTATATCGTGGGACATGCTCTGAAACAGAACAGTACATAACAATCAGTATACCTACTAGATatgaaaattattcaaattgcCTTTGGAATGCCTCAACAAGAATTAAGCTCTTCAATAGTGCTTACTCTAATCCTGCTCTCTGGAAGCGGTCCCGGTGCTCGACTAAGGAAAGAGTCAAGGTCCTGTTCCACATGTTCAAACACCAGGAATAGTACTAGCTGCTGGTCTCGCTCCAAGCACTGCCCTCCGTGGCAGACATCTAGCAgtctaaaaacaaaatacaatggTTTATTATTACTGCCTCAAGCTACAGACTCAGACACaggaaggtttttttattgcttagatggatatctaagcaataaaaaaaaaaacttccatcggacgagctcacagcccacctggtgttaagtggttactggagcccatagacatctacaatgtaaatgtgccacccatcttgagatataagtgctaaggtctcaagtatagttacacaggAAGACACAGGAAGTTagatattattaacaaattttacCACTCATGTATATACCTGACTATATTGGGATGTCTATACGCCTCAAGTTGTCTTAACAAGGCAATCTCTCGTACAGTTGAGAGTGGTATCCCATCCTCTGTGAGGGCAACTTTAACTTTCTTCATAGCTACAATCTGCCCTCCATTATGAAGATCGCGAGCTTTATACACTGTCCCATATGCACCTGAAACGAgacaatttgatttttttctatCATGCAAACCTTATTAAATACTGTTTATATTCCCTTTGAAAGTAGGCCCTAGTGCTCTGGAAGATCTGGTAGAAAATGTCAAATGTCAGATATATGGGAACGTATATTTTAAacccaaatcaaatcaatccaCAACTGTATATCAGCTCCAATTTAAAATTGGAGTCAAATTTGAAAAAAGGGgtggaatattttaattttattctaatacACAATGTAATGTTAAGACAtggataaaaattttatttcgtcTCCATAGTAGTAAATATCGTCAATATTTATATCTTATGATTTTATAAATAGTATATGTTTACAAACTTAAATAAAAGCTACTGTTGTTTGTGTATGTTGCAGGTAGGCTTAGTTAgcgttatttgtaattttattttgatacatTTAATTGTATACGATGAAAATGAAGCATATGGTAAATACGAACAGATCGGATGAAACGTTGACATTCAcatcgttttttgtttttgttacggAACTGTAactgagaaaaagaaaaaagtgcgCGATTTTAACCGGCACATGGATAAATATAGGGACAAACATAGGTTATGTATAAAACAATATGTAGTGCGTTTTAAGAAGATATTTACATACCTGTACCAATTAGACTCAGTTCTTCATATTTCTGTGCATTTTGAAATAATGCACTGACATCGTTAATGGAAGCAACAACAGGTGGTGACTGTGAGGTACTCGGTCGCGACATCATGAACAGCTTTTTcttttaaactttattaaattagatttataATCTAAAAATTAGGCTCAGAAACTAATAAAACTTCTATATTCACATTATTAAGTCATTTAGAGTAAGTTTTCGCAAAACATTTAATTCTTTACCAAGTACAAACTAAACAAATGAAAAACGTATATTTATCAACTACCGTTTAATCTGGCAAAGTTATGTCAACAtgtatttgaattgaaaatccTTAAGACCCGTTAGCTTACATTTAGCCGGTTAATAAATAGATACTTCACCCGCCATCTATTGTGCAATAGCTATACTATTTCATTACGTTGACCTTGCAGGTGTTGTTACTTGCAAATTGTAGCCCAGGCACGATAGATGGTATTATAAGTATTATTCTATTcattttcatgaaaataatatacatttagATATTATTACGTAGACAATGGCCGgattaaaacctttttttttttcctacctattctgttagccttcagaggctatttcagtttcttcttgacgtgtaggtgagctaacgtggctcaaaccgggagtgttgctaacactgttccctagcaagagcagtggttcgcagaatctaccaccggatcgaaacgcgacccactgagaagatccggcgagaaactcagtgctcagtgggctgtgtctgagggttaatttactcgtcgagctcttcgtcgcaagcgacgagttcgacgagaacgatgaccggtgcttgaggtacctaaaagcaccgttagtggatcgggaggatccaaaatgacgtgttttgggcgacgtcgactgtttaccatttagTTTGCAGGATCGGATatgatttaaacttaatgccgctcctgggcatCGGAAAAAATTGGCTCCAATACTGGAAATTATACTCACAATTATAGTTTAGCTGGGCTGCTAGATGGAGctacgacctgcgcaaggctgCTGGCAGTagctggatgcgtagaaccgaagatcgggttcagtgacGAGCTTTGGggtaggcctatgtccagcaggggactgccgcaggctgatgatgatagtttatattttttatttttcaaaatttaaataaatagtttatcgcAGAAACTTTATTCTAtgttatatattccaaaaacataaataaatatatcttttttttctaataattatatatttggcACTAAGGGTgacttataattatattaatatacattaaaaaaaatacactaattaaatttctttaattccagaaaatagaaaaatcgataattatttaatatctccaaggaaataatttgattaaatcattttgatcaTTAATACCAAAAGTGCtagaattataattaaaaaataatggatgaatcgaattttttgatttattttaaacagaaaattattaattaatatattatgactAATTAACTATATTGCGCAATCTtgataagacaaaaaaaaaaaaaatttgccgcCCCGACTTGCCCCGACACTTGCTCCGACAGCTCTTAGTGTAAATCCAGCGCTGACTGCACACAAGtgctatattaattttaagttgctgattcaaatacatttaaatattcttACTAATATTCACCCAGTGGTAAAAACTTTACCTCAAACTATTTAGATTCCtgttatattttacattttccttttttttctaaagttGGGAAACAAAAAAGGTTGATAAAATCTTAACACTAAAGCCCatgaataacaaaaaacaaagagCAACACAGAAGAAAACAGCACTGAAAGTGAAGGTATTTATG
This Bombyx mori chromosome 2, ASM3026992v2 DNA region includes the following protein-coding sequences:
- the LOC100316860 gene encoding cyclin dependent kinase 4 (The RefSeq protein has 1 substitution compared to this genomic sequence), which translates into the protein MMSRPSTSQSPPVVASINDVSALFQNAQKYEELSLIGTGAYGTVYKARDLHNGGQIVAMKKVKVALTEDGIPLSTVREIALLRQLEAYRHPNIVRLLDVCHGGQCLERDQQLVLFLVFEHVEQDLDSFLSRAPGPLPESRIRSMSHDIISGVDFLHSHRIVHRDLKPHNLLVTAAGRVKLADFGLAKTYDVEMKLTSVVVTLWYRPPEVLLGARYCSALDVWSAGCVLAQLHTRRPLLPGASDSDQLHRIFRLIGRPPRSEWPDNVSIELDSFPSYPPQDLARILPRIHPHALDLIKGMLVFDPSKRLTAMDCLEHPYFTEEPVA